In one Thermococcus sp. 2319x1 genomic region, the following are encoded:
- a CDS encoding FAD-dependent oxidoreductase yields the protein MRPLDLYEKDASKKVTIYFEGKALEAYEGEKLPVALLANGIYWITTSLQGRKRGAFTFGPLPVVINGIKNIDGRKTLVKDGMRIERQNYGEFQEAVEIDGSKGVLREVVDVAIIGGGIAGIGATLELQEYLTVALIEERGWLGGLMSLRSTIQEGFDEEPKKVIEELTSQFNENVKVFKGTIALGVFDEGEYFLVPVVKKDQLIEIMAKRVVLATGAVENILLFENNEFPGVFRLDFALEVINKWGVAPGKRVAVVGRKPERIIPELEKWNIEYIVVPNPKRVEGEEKVERLIDTNGNVYEVDAVIVSDYRLPDINPITQAGGKLKFKWGYYVPVLDEQNRIREGIYVAGSAAGIKPHYANFLEGRLVGAYILREFGYEATPAVYKEKLEEYEPEPMPMQRIEFKDMNLEDVQICGCDVNLKKVDDVVKKGITDLQIVKRLTHLAMGFCQGRFCLFNGALLVSQRTGIDMGKIDLPVARPPLKNVRMKVTAVRE from the coding sequence ATGCGACCGCTGGATCTTTACGAAAAAGACGCTTCTAAGAAGGTCACGATATATTTTGAGGGAAAAGCTCTGGAAGCTTATGAAGGAGAAAAACTTCCAGTGGCACTGCTTGCAAACGGCATTTACTGGATAACAACCAGCTTACAGGGAAGAAAAAGGGGAGCATTCACCTTTGGACCGCTACCTGTGGTGATAAATGGGATTAAAAATATAGACGGGAGGAAAACCTTGGTTAAGGACGGAATGAGAATAGAAAGGCAGAACTACGGCGAATTCCAGGAGGCCGTGGAGATAGACGGAAGCAAGGGGGTTCTTAGGGAAGTCGTTGACGTCGCCATAATAGGCGGGGGAATCGCTGGAATAGGCGCAACTTTAGAGCTTCAGGAGTATCTAACAGTTGCCCTAATCGAAGAGAGGGGGTGGCTTGGGGGCTTAATGTCCCTAAGGAGCACAATTCAGGAGGGCTTTGATGAAGAACCCAAGAAAGTCATTGAGGAACTGACCTCCCAATTCAACGAGAACGTTAAGGTCTTCAAGGGTACAATAGCTCTTGGGGTTTTTGATGAGGGGGAATACTTCTTGGTTCCCGTAGTCAAAAAAGACCAGCTGATAGAAATAATGGCAAAAAGGGTTGTACTGGCTACCGGGGCTGTGGAGAATATTCTTCTCTTTGAGAACAATGAGTTTCCGGGTGTCTTTAGGCTCGACTTTGCTCTTGAGGTTATAAACAAGTGGGGAGTTGCTCCGGGCAAGAGGGTTGCCGTCGTTGGAAGAAAGCCCGAGAGAATAATACCGGAGCTTGAGAAATGGAACATTGAGTACATTGTAGTGCCAAATCCAAAGCGCGTTGAAGGGGAGGAGAAAGTTGAGAGGCTTATAGATACCAACGGTAATGTGTATGAGGTTGATGCAGTCATCGTGAGCGATTACCGCTTGCCCGATATAAATCCGATCACTCAAGCAGGGGGAAAGCTCAAATTCAAATGGGGCTACTACGTTCCGGTTCTTGATGAACAAAATCGCATAAGGGAGGGAATATACGTTGCGGGGAGTGCAGCTGGAATAAAGCCTCACTACGCTAATTTCCTCGAAGGAAGGCTTGTAGGGGCTTATATCCTGAGGGAATTCGGCTACGAAGCCACTCCAGCGGTTTACAAGGAGAAGCTTGAGGAATATGAGCCCGAGCCAATGCCCATGCAGAGGATAGAGTTCAAGGATATGAACTTAGAGGATGTGCAGATATGCGGCTGTGATGTCAACCTGAAGAAAGTTGACGATGTAGTAAAGAAGGGAATAACTGATTTGCAGATAGTGAAGCGCCTTACCCACTTGGCAATGGGCTTCTGTCAGGGAAGATTCTGCCTCTTCAATGGTGCACTGCTTGTTAGC
- a CDS encoding ornithine cyclodeaminase family protein gives MLLLSRSDLEKLLSMREVIESVERAFLELYNGKAKVPLRIMIEIEKYNGFILYMPSFLGDSEALAVKVVSLYPENTKKGLPTVLASILLNDPKTGVPLALMEGTYITAMRTGAASGVATKYLARKDSKIVGIIGAGVQARTQLWAVYEVRDIEKTLVYDINPENAKKFAEEMSKKFGIEIKTVESAKEAVEKSDILIVATTAREPVVKGEWIREGTHINSIGWVGRNARELDSETVRRSKLVVDSKEGALNESGDIIIPMKEGVIEESHIYAELGEIVAGVKKGREDNKEITLFKSVGLAIEDAITAKLAYEKALERGVGTNVEF, from the coding sequence ATGTTGCTCCTAAGCAGAAGTGATCTTGAGAAGTTGCTCTCAATGAGAGAAGTCATAGAGTCCGTTGAAAGGGCATTCTTAGAACTTTATAACGGAAAAGCAAAAGTTCCATTGAGGATTATGATAGAGATCGAAAAGTACAACGGGTTTATTCTTTACATGCCAAGTTTCTTAGGAGACTCTGAAGCCTTAGCTGTAAAAGTGGTTTCTTTATACCCCGAAAACACCAAGAAAGGTCTGCCGACTGTTTTGGCCTCAATTCTCCTTAACGATCCCAAAACGGGTGTCCCGTTAGCATTGATGGAGGGTACCTACATAACTGCAATGAGAACGGGCGCAGCAAGCGGTGTTGCCACAAAGTATCTCGCCAGAAAAGACTCAAAAATCGTGGGGATCATTGGCGCAGGAGTTCAAGCAAGAACTCAGCTTTGGGCAGTTTATGAGGTTAGAGACATAGAAAAGACGCTTGTCTACGACATTAATCCCGAAAATGCTAAAAAATTTGCTGAAGAAATGTCTAAAAAGTTTGGAATCGAGATAAAAACCGTTGAATCTGCAAAGGAAGCTGTTGAGAAATCTGATATCTTAATAGTAGCAACAACGGCAAGAGAACCAGTAGTTAAGGGAGAGTGGATCAGGGAGGGCACGCATATCAACTCTATAGGTTGGGTAGGCAGAAACGCTAGGGAACTCGATTCCGAAACAGTAAGAAGGTCTAAGCTGGTTGTGGATTCAAAAGAGGGTGCCTTAAATGAATCTGGAGACATAATAATTCCCATGAAGGAGGGGGTAATTGAGGAGAGCCATATCTATGCTGAGCTCGGCGAAATTGTTGCGGGAGTTAAAAAAGGAAGGGAAGACAACAAAGAAATAACCCTTTTCAAGAGCGTCGGTTTGGCTATAGAAGACGCAATAACAGCCAAGTTAGCATATGAAAAAGCCCTTGAACGTGGAGTTGGTACTAATGTGGAGTTTTAG
- a CDS encoding proline racemase family protein codes for MFAANVFHVVDTHTEGEPTRIVFSGVNVKGKDIIEKREYFKEHYDWVRTALLHEPRGHGDQFGAVIVPSDIADFGVIYMDTSGYLDMCGHATMGIATVLVELGIVEKMEPYTNVTKVENGVVKEVTVVDVPSFHVGEFEIEYPERGKIKVDVAFGGNFYVIADARDLGLRVRKEYIKKLIPAALKLIKVANEQIKVQHPRKGVQNRINLAMLTDGPEREDSDGKNVVIWGQGSVDRSPCGTGSASRVASLYSKGILRVGDTFVHESILGTQFRIKIVGTTKVGNYTAIIPEITGSAYITKISQDIISKNDPLWKGFLLR; via the coding sequence ATGTTTGCGGCCAATGTTTTCCACGTTGTGGATACTCACACAGAGGGTGAGCCCACGAGAATAGTCTTTTCTGGAGTGAATGTAAAAGGGAAGGATATCATAGAAAAGAGAGAATACTTTAAGGAACATTATGACTGGGTTAGAACTGCTCTGCTCCATGAGCCCAGAGGACATGGCGATCAGTTTGGGGCAGTTATAGTTCCCTCTGATATAGCAGACTTTGGAGTCATATACATGGACACCTCTGGCTATCTTGATATGTGCGGTCACGCTACAATGGGAATTGCTACCGTGTTGGTGGAATTGGGAATTGTGGAGAAAATGGAACCATACACAAATGTAACAAAGGTTGAAAACGGTGTTGTCAAAGAGGTCACGGTTGTTGATGTGCCAAGCTTTCATGTGGGCGAATTTGAGATTGAGTATCCAGAAAGAGGTAAGATAAAAGTCGACGTGGCCTTCGGTGGGAATTTCTATGTGATTGCAGATGCAAGAGATTTAGGCCTCAGGGTTAGAAAAGAATACATAAAAAAGCTTATTCCAGCAGCGTTAAAACTCATTAAAGTTGCCAATGAGCAGATAAAAGTGCAACACCCAAGGAAAGGAGTCCAAAACAGAATAAATTTAGCAATGCTCACTGATGGTCCAGAAAGAGAAGACTCGGATGGCAAGAACGTTGTCATATGGGGACAAGGAAGTGTAGATAGGAGTCCTTGTGGAACAGGAAGTGCTTCAAGGGTCGCGAGTCTTTATTCAAAGGGTATTCTTAGAGTTGGAGATACCTTTGTCCATGAGAGCATTTTAGGAACTCAATTTAGAATCAAAATAGTTGGCACAACAAAGGTTGGTAATTATACTGCAATAATCCCCGAAATTACAGGAAGTGCATACATAACAAAAATTTCTCAAGATATTATATCCAAAAATGACCCACTTTGGAAGGGATTCTTGTTAAGGTAA
- a CDS encoding sodium-dependent transporter, with the protein MEKVETGEHWGTRLGFIFAIIGAMVGSGNIWRFPRMMAMYGGGAFLIPYSLALFTVAIPLLIAEGIIGRETGKSTILGFAKYTGNKKYAWLGAWVAWVNIAIMFYYAVVNGWALAYFIKGLTGLYASYAPGKGLETWNAFISGWQPVLFTILVWVFTWYVMAVGVKRIEKVASFMVPSLILFLVVVIIRAVTMSGADVGLTYMFKFDTSKLSNAEAWLQAYSQVLWSTGAGWGIYLTYSSYLKKNDDINLNAHITGFGDTSAALLGGLAVITTVAVTAPLIGLDPFKVYAEGNVGLTFIWLTELFPKVPAGFAIGTLFYLALFFAAFTSQIAITDVFVKNVVDFGVPRKKAATYVAVIGLVAGLPAAISINWLNNQDWAWGVALLVSAIVISFIMVKTGLEKNRETANRGSDIKVGKWWDIMIGYVSPVSIIIVMLWWLKQSIDWYPESWWNPLEIYSAGTVIVQWIIAAVAIWILVNKLLMPKIEAKLAEEGV; encoded by the coding sequence GAAACCGGTGAACACTGGGGAACTAGATTGGGTTTTATTTTTGCTATTATAGGTGCAATGGTTGGCAGCGGTAACATATGGCGCTTTCCAAGAATGATGGCAATGTACGGTGGCGGTGCCTTCTTGATTCCTTACAGCCTTGCATTGTTCACAGTGGCAATTCCACTGCTTATTGCAGAGGGTATCATAGGTAGAGAAACCGGAAAAAGCACAATACTTGGCTTTGCAAAATATACCGGGAATAAAAAGTATGCATGGCTCGGAGCTTGGGTTGCGTGGGTTAACATAGCAATTATGTTTTACTATGCAGTTGTCAATGGATGGGCACTTGCTTACTTCATTAAAGGGCTTACGGGACTTTATGCAAGCTATGCTCCGGGAAAGGGTCTGGAAACTTGGAATGCGTTCATAAGTGGATGGCAACCGGTGTTATTTACAATACTCGTCTGGGTATTTACATGGTACGTAATGGCCGTTGGTGTTAAGAGAATTGAAAAGGTCGCCAGTTTCATGGTTCCATCATTGATACTTTTCCTGGTGGTCGTTATTATAAGGGCAGTTACGATGTCGGGAGCTGATGTAGGCCTAACATACATGTTCAAATTTGACACCTCAAAGCTCTCAAACGCGGAAGCTTGGCTTCAAGCATACAGTCAAGTGCTGTGGAGCACTGGGGCTGGGTGGGGTATATATCTGACGTACTCTTCATATTTGAAGAAAAACGATGACATTAACCTCAACGCTCATATTACCGGATTTGGTGATACAAGTGCAGCACTTCTGGGAGGTTTGGCAGTAATTACAACCGTTGCCGTCACAGCGCCCCTTATTGGGTTAGACCCCTTCAAAGTATATGCTGAAGGTAACGTGGGATTGACTTTCATCTGGCTAACTGAACTCTTCCCCAAGGTACCAGCAGGATTTGCCATAGGTACACTCTTTTACTTAGCCCTGTTCTTTGCTGCATTCACATCACAAATAGCAATTACAGACGTCTTTGTTAAGAATGTGGTAGATTTTGGAGTTCCAAGAAAGAAAGCTGCCACCTATGTTGCCGTCATCGGTTTAGTGGCGGGCCTTCCAGCGGCAATCAGTATCAACTGGCTCAACAACCAAGACTGGGCATGGGGTGTTGCGTTGCTGGTTAGCGCAATTGTTATCTCATTCATAATGGTTAAAACAGGCTTAGAAAAGAACAGAGAGACTGCAAACAGAGGATCGGACATCAAAGTCGGCAAGTGGTGGGACATTATGATCGGTTACGTTTCCCCAGTAAGCATAATAATAGTCATGCTCTGGTGGCTCAAGCAGTCAATCGATTGGTATCCAGAAAGCTGGTGGAATCCACTTGAGATCTATAGTGCCGGAACGGTGATTGTGCAGTGGATTATAGCTGCAGTTGCCATCTGGATCCTAGTGAACAAACTGCTCATGCCTAAAATTGAAGCAAAGCTGGCCGAGGAGGGAGTCTGA